Below is a genomic region from Telmatobacter sp. DSM 110680.
GCGGCGCACCTGTTGAATTGTCCGTAGGTTGTCGCGGTTCTGAACTTCATCGTGCAATTTGGCGTATTTGTGTTCAGGTGGATTAATATTCCGCTGTTTCCAACGTCATCTCTATGAACAGTCAGAAAGGTCAGCCCGTGGCAACCGCCAGTCCAACCATGCAACCGGTGGAATCGCGACAGCGTCTTTCTGAGCTGTTTGGCCTGCATTATCGACGCGTTTTGATGGCTGCTTATCGGATTACCGGCAGCATGGCAGACGCGGAGGATGTGGCGCAGGGAGTATTTCTGCGTCTGACGACGAGCGATGAGTTCGCGGTCAGCAACGCAGCGAGTTACCTGTATCGCGCGGCCATTAACGGTGCGCTCGACCTGTTGCGGCGAAGGACGGCCGCAGCAAGCGAGCCTCTGGAACTGGCCTTGGGCGTGGCTTCGCAAGGGCTCGGCTCGCGGCCGGAGGCTGAAGTTGCAAGCAGCCAGCTGGTGCAGTATTTGCGAACGGCTTTGAGCGAACTGAGTCCGCGGGCGGCGGAGATGTTCACGCTGCGGTACGTGGAGGATCTGGACAATCGCGAGGTTGCTGCGTTGATGCACACTTCGCAGGCTGTTGTGGCGGTTACGCTGCACCAGGTGCGATCCAAGCTGAAGAAACGGCTCACAGAGATGGAGCGGGGGAAGCGATGAAAAACCAGGAAGAGATGCTGGACCAGGCAATCAAGTCGATGCGCGAGGCCGAACCTGAGGCGGGGGAGATCTCCGCTTCGGCTGAGAAAGTGGCGGGCAGGCTGGGCATTGCCTTTGCGAACGACGCAACCATTGAAAGCTGCGAAGATGTTCAGCCGCTGTTTGGCGCGTATCGCGCGGGCACGCTTTCTGAAAATCGGTCAGTACTGGTGAAGGCGCATCTGCGTGAGTGCGGTGTGTGCCTGCGGCGGTTCCACTCGGGATCGGGCGCAGTGGACTGGTCGACGCCCAAATTGATGCCGGCGCGTACGCATGCTGTACGGCCGTGGGCGATGGGTTGGGCCATGGCTGCTTCGCTGGCTCTTGCGGCAGCGGGCACGTTTATGTACAAGGCCTATTGGCAGGTCCCGCAGGGGGTGCGCGCCGAGGTGCAATCGATTGACGGCTCGGCCTCGTTGATCTCAGATTCGGGTTCTCGTGTGCTCGCGGTTGGCGCGGAGTTGAAGGAAGGCGATCAGTTACGGACATCGGGCGGATCGCATGCGGTCTTGCGACTATCTGACGGATCCACTGTGGAGTTGAACGAACGCAGCGCCGTTAGCGTGGGTGCGCGCGGACGAAACATGACACTTGATCTCGATCACGGCGCGGTGATTGTGAAGGCTGCGCATCGCACGTCGGGCCATCTCTATGTGAAGACGGACGATTGCAGTGTTGCGGTCACGGGCACGGTGTTCTCAGTAAACTCGGGGATCAAGGGATCGCGCGTGGCAGTAGCGCAAGGAGCGGTTGATGTTGCGCATGCCGGAATGCATGCGACCGTCAACGCCGGCGATGAGTTCACGACGACGCAGAATCTTGCGCCGGAGCCGGTGAGTGAGCAGTTTTCATGGAGTGCGAATCGCGATCAATATATTGAGTTGCTGGCGCAGTTGTCGACGCTGCAGCATCGCATCGAACAGATTCCGATTCCGCAGCGCTATGGCAGCGACCTGCTGGATCGCATGCCTGGCGATACGCAACTTTACGTGAGCATTCCGAATCTCGGCGATTTTGTGAGCCAGGCCAAGACGATCTTTGAGGATCAATTGAGACAGAGCCCGGTGCTGCAGCAGTGGTGGAGCAGCGGCAAGCAGGACAAGACAGCGGAACTTGATGAGCTGGTGAATAAGCTGCATGATATGAGCCAGTATCTCGGCGACGAGATGGTGATCGTAGCTCTGAAGCAACAGAAGGGCAATGGATTCGCGGTGGTTGCTGATGTGCAGCGCAGCGGTCTTTCGGATTTGTTGAAGCAGCAATTCGTGTCCGCTTCGCATGGTGCGCTGACGGTGATTGACGAGAGCGCTCTGCAAAACTCGTCCTCGGGCAAACCAGAAAACGGTGCCTATGCCCTGGTGCGAGAGAAAGAGGTTGTTTTCTCGAACAGCATCGATACGCTAAAGACCATCGATGCACAGCTCAACGCGGGGTCGAGTGGATTTGCGGGTTCGGACTTTGGCCAGCGGATTAAGTCGGCTTACAGTCGCGGCGCCGGCGTGATTCTGGCTGCCAATTTGCAAGAGATGCTTGCGGGCGCCACAAACCATGGCAATAAGAAGGGCGATGCGTTCCTGCAGCAGTCCGGTATTGCTGGCGTGCGCTACTTGATCGCTGAACATCGCGAGTCGAATGGGACGCCTCAAAATCACTTGAACTTGCAGTTCTCGGGTACGCGGCAACGGGTCGCGTCGTGGCTGGGAAGTCCCGCTCCTGTTGGATCGCTAGATTTCGTTTCGCCGAATGCTGCGCTTGCGGTGGCCGGCGTTTCCAAAGATCCGACAGCAATTGTCGATGACATGATTGCCATGATGTCGACAGACAAGAACGGGGCGGACGAATTCAACAAGGCGCAGTCTGAGCTTGGAATCGATATCCGCAACGATCTTGCAGGAAACCTGGGAGGAGAATATCTCTTCGCGCTGGATGGACCGGTGCTTCCGACGCCTTCGTGGAAGGCCGTGATCGAAGTGCGGGACTCTGGGCGCTTTGAAACGACGCTGGAACGGCTCGCACAGGCTGTCAACGGTCATCTGCAAGGCAAGGATGCGCACGGCATCACGATTGATGCGAGCCAGGCAGGTGGGCAGACTTTCCATACGGTGCATAATGCGTCGACGGGCGTTGTTCTCGCCGAGTATACCTACTCGAACGGATACATGATCATCGCTCCGACGAGGGCGCTGGTGATGGATGCGCTGCATGCGCATTCGACTGGCGATTCGCTCGGGCATTCAGCTAGCTTCAAGGCGTTGCTGCCGGTGGATCAGAATGAAAACTACTCGGCGGTGGCGTATCAGAATCTTGGGCCGGTAATAACGCCGCTGCTGTCGCACATGAGCGGCGAGTCCGCTGACGCGCTGAAGAAGCTGGCATCGGATTCGCATCCCACGGCGATCTGTGCCTGGGGCAAGGACGCGGGGATCGAGGCGGCGAGCAACAGCAACTTGTTTGGATTCGATTTCCTGACACTTGGCAGACTGCTGCACTCCGACAACAAACAAGGCGCGGTCAGCGCGGAACAAATGTAGGCCAAAGAGCGTAAGAGAATCCATGGGCGTGATTGAACTTGATCGACTGGAGGTGCGGCTTGGCGGCCGCACCGTCCTTGCTGGGCTGACTGGTGAGTTACGAGGTCACGCGATCGGTCTGCTCGGTCCGAACGGGGCGGGAAAATCAACGCTCATTAATACACTGCTTGGATTTCATGAGCCTGCCAGCGGTACCGCCAAGGTGCTCGGGCTGGATGCGCGCGCGGACCGGATGCGTATTCGCCAGAGCGTCGGCTACATGCCGGAGAACGATTCCTTCATCGGCAATATGACGGGCGTGCGATTTGTGCGCTACATGGCAGAGCTTGCGGGGTTGCCGCCAGCGGAAGCGCTGGAGCGTTCGCACGAGGCTCTCTTCTATGTCGGTTTGGGCGAAGTGCGCTACCGCAAGATCAGCACTTATTCTTTGGGGATGAAGCAACTGATCAAGCTGGCGCAGGGATTAGCGCACGGACCGAAGCTGCTGATTCTCGATGAGCCGACGAACGGGTTAGATCCTAACGCCCGGCAGCGCATGATTCAGCTCATCAAAGAGATTCGCAAGCAGGGCGGGACGCAACTGCTGATCTCTTCGCACCTGTTGCGCGATATCGATGAAACCTGCGACGAAGTGCTGATCCTCAATAAGGGACGCATTGCGGCGATATCGAATATCGAAGAAGAGCGCCGCTCGCACCTCAACTTTATCGAGTTGGAGATGGCGGGAAACACCGAAGCATTTGTGCAGAAGATGCGTTCACTAGGGTGCGAATGCGCAAGCTTTGCCGGCGGTAGGATCAAGTTGGTGATGCCGGATGCGCTGAGCCCTCGCGATCTTTATGTGACCGCGGCGGAGAACGGCGTACAGATCCGGCGCATTCAGTTGCGGCGCGATTCTCTTGAGGACATTTTCCTGCGGGCAATGGATTACGAGGGAGGGCGAGTAGATCATGTCAGTGTTTGATCATGAATACCGGCCCTATGAAGGCCGTTTGACTGCGCTGGGGTCGCGTCCGCTGGTGCTGGCACGCTATGCAATGAACGAGGCGTGGTCGTCGAAGATTTCCGTCGGGCTTTTCGTGCTCGGGCTTTTGCCGTGCCTGGTGAACTTGGTGATTATTTACGTTGCCGATAATCCTATTGCGCGAGCGCTCATTTTGCGCGGCGGCGGCGGGAACACTCCGTTCAGCATCGGCGAATCCTTCTTCCTGCAGGTATTGGAGACGCAGTGCTGGTTTGCGCTGGTGCTGGCGGCATGGATTGCGCCGCGACTTGTCTCATTCGATTTGAGCGACAACGCGCTTCCGATTCTGCTGAGTCATCCGATCTCGCGGTTTGGTTATCTGCTAGGCAAATTCATAGCGCTGGCCGTTTTTCTGTCGTACGTCACGTGGATTCCATGTCTGACGTTATTTGTTTACCAGTGCTACGCTTCTCCGGTTCCTTGGGGTATGGACCATCTTCGGTTAGGTGCCGGGCTCTTCATTGGCGCTGCGATTTGGATTCTATTGCTCTCAATGGTGGGGCTTGCCGTGTCGTCGTGGGTAAAGTGGCGGGTAATCGCCACGGGGGCCATGTTTGCGGTGGTGTTTGTCCCAGCGGGTGTCGGGGGCATTGCCAGCGCCATTCTTCGGACGAAGTGGGGGTTGCTGCTAAATATTCCGGTGGTGATGTCTGAGCTGTGGCAGCGGTTGCTGGGCGCACCTTCCTTTATGAATTCGCGTTTGGACTTGCCTACGTTCGCCATCGTCTCGGTCCTGATCGCCGCTTGCATGTTGTGCGTGGCGGTTCTGAATGCACGCATTCGTGCGCGAGAGGTGGTGCGCGGATGAATGCAACGAACGACACAATTCGTTTTGAGAATGTCTCGAAGTTCTACGGCGAGGTGCTGGGCGTGAACAAGGTCTCGCTGACACTTTCGCCCGGTATCACGACGCTGGTGGGGCCGAATGGATCCGGCAAGACTACGCTGATGAACCTGCTGACCGGTCTGGTGCAGCCGTCCCGTGGGACGGTCTCAGTCCTGGGTCTTTCGCCGTCGAATGCGACTGAGTTCTTTTGCAACGTGGGGTATTGCGCACAATTCGATTCTTTTCCGCGCGGGCTGACTGGATTCCAGTTTGTGTTCGACAGCTTGATGCTGTTTGGCATGACCGAGGAGGATGCTTATCAGCTTACGCAGGAGTCGCTGGAGCGCGTGCAGCTGAGCGATGAAGCGGCACACCGGAAGATTGCCGGATATAGCAAAGGGATGCGGCAGAAGATCAGGCTGGCGCAAGCGGTGGCGCATCATCCGCGGGTGCTGGTGCTGGATGAACCATTGAACGGGCTTGATCCGATGGCGCGAGCTGAGTCGCTGGCCTTGTTTCAGGAACTCGGGCGGCAGGGAATGCATGTCATTATTTCGAGCCACATTCTCGATGAGGTCGATCGCATCTCCGATCGCGTCGTGCTGATTACGGGCGGATATTTAATCGCTCAGGGAAATATCCACGAGGTTCGGAAGGAAGTGCGCGACAAGCCGATGCAGGTGTTGATTCGCTGCGATCGTCCGGATTTGCTGGCGTCAAAGATGTTTGCCGTGAATCACTGCGTGGAGGCACGTCTGCATGCGGATGGAAACGGAGTGTTTTTGCGGACCGGCGATATCGATGAGTTCTATCGCTTGTTGAATGAGATTGCCGTCGAGGGGTTGGTGAAGATTGAAGCGGTTGCACCGGCCGATGACAATGCGAATGCAATCTATCAATACCTGATTGGTTCTGACGGGGTGGCCTCATGATGCAGCAGAGCGTTGGAAGCGCGGTTAGCATTCTGCGGCAGCAGCCGTGGTCGCTGTGGTGGGTCCAGGCTCGGCGCTTGAGCCGCATTGAAATCCGTCGCAATCTTTTTACGAAGCGTGCGTGGTGGATCTATTTCCTGGCGTTTATCCCGGCCGTGATCATCTTCATTCACCTGATCTTCGATCCGCACTCGGGATCGAACATGAGCGAAGACACCGTGATTCTGGCGGGTGTGGTGCAGCTCTATTATGTGCGCCTGGGAATCTTCTTCGGATGCCTGGGAGTTTTCTCGCGGCTGATTCGCGGAGAGATGATCGAGCGAAGCATTCATTACTATCTGTTATCGCCGGTGCGTCGTGAAGTGATTCTGCTGTCGAAGTTTTTTGCGGGCGCGGTGACGTCGGTTGTGCTGTTCGGCGCGGCTGTGATTGCCGACTTTGTTTTGATGTACGCGGGATATGGTGCTGCGGGCCGAGACTTCATGCTACAAGGACCGGGATTGGGACAGATAGAGGCGTATCTATTGATCGTGGTGCTTGCATGCCTCGGGTATGGCTCGCTATTTCTTCTGCTGAGCCTGATGTTCCGGAATCCCATGCCGGGAGCAATGTTGCTGCTGGGGTGGGAGGCGATTAATCCCGTCATGCCTTCGCTGCTGCAGAAATTCAGCGTTGCTTCTTACCTGAGGCACCTGATGCCAGTGAGCGTCCCAGCGGAGGGCGTGTTTGCACTGCTTACAGTTGAGACTGAGCCCGTGGCGGCGTGGGTGGCGGTGCTGGGACTTTTAGCGTTAATTGCGCTGGTGCTCACTTATACGTGCTATCGCATGCGCCGGCTCGAGATCCGCTACACGACTGACTAAAACATCATCAGGCCATTGAGGCAGCCAGCGCTTTAACGCCGCGCAAGTCGATTTTGCCGGTGCCTAGAATGGGCAGCGCATCCACATGAAAGAAGGCGCCGGAGCGTGGCTTCCAGAGTGCAGGCAGATCACACTGCGCGAACTTCTCAATCACGGGGGCGAGTCTCTCAGTTGAAAGCGTGGAGATGACGACGATGCGTTCGCCTTTCTTGTCGTCGGGCAGCGCGGTTACAGCGAAGACTTGCTCGGTGACGCCGGCCAATTCCTGCAGCTTGTCTTCAATGCGGATGTGAGGGACCATCTCGCCGCCGATTTTGCTGAAACGGGAGAGGCGATCGGTGATGGTGAGGAATCCATCCTCTTCCATGATGGCGACGTCGCCAGTGGTGTACCAGCCGTCGTGAAGAACTTCGGCTGTCTTCTCCGGCTTGCCGAGATAACCCTTCATTACATTCGGACCTTTGACGAGCAGCATGCCGGGAGTTCCGGGTGTGACGGGTTCGCCGGTATCGATGTCGACGACTTTGACGGTGACGCCTGGAAGTGGATGGCCAATTTTTCCGCGACGCGCGCCGACCTGGCGGAAACCCGGTGCGCGGAAGTCGCGGCCATTAACGGTGACCACGGGTGAGCACTCGGTGCAGCCGTAACCCTCGAGCGGACGGATGCCAAAGGTGTCTTCGAAGGCGAGGGCGACGCGATCGGCGAGTTTTTCAGCGCCCACGAGAACGTACTGGAGGCTGCCAAAACTCTCAGGCGAGCAGCGGCGCATGTAGGCCTGCAGAAACGTAGGCGTGGCGATGAGGAAGGTGACGTGGTATTGCGCGACCAGTTCGCCGATGACTTTGGTGTCGAGCGGATTGGGGTGGTAAACGACGCCAACACCGTTAGCGGCGGGCATCCACAAGGCCGCCATGAATCCGAAGGAGTGAAAGAAGGGAAGGATGCCGAGGATCTTGTCTCGTCCATCGAGCATGAAGACTTGCGACACCTGCTGAATGTTGGACGCGATGTTGTAGTGCGTGAGCATGACGCCCTTGGGGTCACCGGTACTGCCGCTGGAGAAGATAACGGTGGCGAGATCGTCCACGTTACGTTTGCCGGGAACGGCGCCGATGGCTTTGCGCAGGAGAGTCTGCGGCATGGTGGATGCGAACAGC
It encodes:
- a CDS encoding RNA polymerase sigma factor, coding for MATASPTMQPVESRQRLSELFGLHYRRVLMAAYRITGSMADAEDVAQGVFLRLTTSDEFAVSNAASYLYRAAINGALDLLRRRTAAASEPLELALGVASQGLGSRPEAEVASSQLVQYLRTALSELSPRAAEMFTLRYVEDLDNREVAALMHTSQAVVAVTLHQVRSKLKKRLTEMERGKR
- a CDS encoding FecR domain-containing protein gives rise to the protein MKNQEEMLDQAIKSMREAEPEAGEISASAEKVAGRLGIAFANDATIESCEDVQPLFGAYRAGTLSENRSVLVKAHLRECGVCLRRFHSGSGAVDWSTPKLMPARTHAVRPWAMGWAMAASLALAAAGTFMYKAYWQVPQGVRAEVQSIDGSASLISDSGSRVLAVGAELKEGDQLRTSGGSHAVLRLSDGSTVELNERSAVSVGARGRNMTLDLDHGAVIVKAAHRTSGHLYVKTDDCSVAVTGTVFSVNSGIKGSRVAVAQGAVDVAHAGMHATVNAGDEFTTTQNLAPEPVSEQFSWSANRDQYIELLAQLSTLQHRIEQIPIPQRYGSDLLDRMPGDTQLYVSIPNLGDFVSQAKTIFEDQLRQSPVLQQWWSSGKQDKTAELDELVNKLHDMSQYLGDEMVIVALKQQKGNGFAVVADVQRSGLSDLLKQQFVSASHGALTVIDESALQNSSSGKPENGAYALVREKEVVFSNSIDTLKTIDAQLNAGSSGFAGSDFGQRIKSAYSRGAGVILAANLQEMLAGATNHGNKKGDAFLQQSGIAGVRYLIAEHRESNGTPQNHLNLQFSGTRQRVASWLGSPAPVGSLDFVSPNAALAVAGVSKDPTAIVDDMIAMMSTDKNGADEFNKAQSELGIDIRNDLAGNLGGEYLFALDGPVLPTPSWKAVIEVRDSGRFETTLERLAQAVNGHLQGKDAHGITIDASQAGGQTFHTVHNASTGVVLAEYTYSNGYMIIAPTRALVMDALHAHSTGDSLGHSASFKALLPVDQNENYSAVAYQNLGPVITPLLSHMSGESADALKKLASDSHPTAICAWGKDAGIEAASNSNLFGFDFLTLGRLLHSDNKQGAVSAEQM
- a CDS encoding ABC transporter permease subunit, which produces MSVFDHEYRPYEGRLTALGSRPLVLARYAMNEAWSSKISVGLFVLGLLPCLVNLVIIYVADNPIARALILRGGGGNTPFSIGESFFLQVLETQCWFALVLAAWIAPRLVSFDLSDNALPILLSHPISRFGYLLGKFIALAVFLSYVTWIPCLTLFVYQCYASPVPWGMDHLRLGAGLFIGAAIWILLLSMVGLAVSSWVKWRVIATGAMFAVVFVPAGVGGIASAILRTKWGLLLNIPVVMSELWQRLLGAPSFMNSRLDLPTFAIVSVLIAACMLCVAVLNARIRAREVVRG
- a CDS encoding ABC transporter ATP-binding protein; protein product: MGVIELDRLEVRLGGRTVLAGLTGELRGHAIGLLGPNGAGKSTLINTLLGFHEPASGTAKVLGLDARADRMRIRQSVGYMPENDSFIGNMTGVRFVRYMAELAGLPPAEALERSHEALFYVGLGEVRYRKISTYSLGMKQLIKLAQGLAHGPKLLILDEPTNGLDPNARQRMIQLIKEIRKQGGTQLLISSHLLRDIDETCDEVLILNKGRIAAISNIEEERRSHLNFIELEMAGNTEAFVQKMRSLGCECASFAGGRIKLVMPDALSPRDLYVTAAENGVQIRRIQLRRDSLEDIFLRAMDYEGGRVDHVSV
- a CDS encoding ABC transporter ATP-binding protein → MNATNDTIRFENVSKFYGEVLGVNKVSLTLSPGITTLVGPNGSGKTTLMNLLTGLVQPSRGTVSVLGLSPSNATEFFCNVGYCAQFDSFPRGLTGFQFVFDSLMLFGMTEEDAYQLTQESLERVQLSDEAAHRKIAGYSKGMRQKIRLAQAVAHHPRVLVLDEPLNGLDPMARAESLALFQELGRQGMHVIISSHILDEVDRISDRVVLITGGYLIAQGNIHEVRKEVRDKPMQVLIRCDRPDLLASKMFAVNHCVEARLHADGNGVFLRTGDIDEFYRLLNEIAVEGLVKIEAVAPADDNANAIYQYLIGSDGVAS